A window of the Henckelia pumila isolate YLH828 chromosome 3, ASM3356847v2, whole genome shotgun sequence genome harbors these coding sequences:
- the LOC140891668 gene encoding ethylene-responsive transcription factor ERF011-like, which translates to MDAAGDVSQGGGGGAVPRSVGRRRGDKPYKGIRMRKWGKWVAEIREPNKRSRIWLGSYSSPVAAARAYDTAVFYLRGPTVKLNFPDEISAGGVKDLSAASIRKMAAEVGARVDALQGEGGAAAIHAINRQSLKPCWLQDEIDLNKKPEPEPEDGPNAEFC; encoded by the coding sequence ATGGACGCCGCCGGCGACGTTTCTCAAGGAGGTGGCGGCGGCGCCGTACCCAGATCGGTGGGCCGTAGGAGGGGCGACAAGCCATACAAAGGCATCAGGATGCGCAAATGGGGAAAGTGGGTGGCGGAGATTCGTGAGCCCAACAAGCGATCTAGGATTTGGCTCGGCTCTTACTCGTCGCCCGTCGCGGCGGCGCGAGCCTACGACACCGCTGTGTTCTACCTCCGCGGGCCGACGGTGAAGCTCAATTTCCCGGATGAAATATCTGCCGGCGGTGTGAAGGATCTATCCGCCGCCTCTATAAGGAAGATGGCGGCGGAGGTCGGTGCCAGAGTTGACGCGCTACAGGGCGAGGGCGGCGCTGCGGCGATACATGCAATCAATCGTCAGTCGCTGAAACCGTGTTGGTTACAAGACGAGATTGATTTGAACAAGAAGCCCGAACCCGAGCCCGAAGATGGCCCGAATGCTGAATTTTGTTGA